In Coffea eugenioides isolate CCC68of unplaced genomic scaffold, Ceug_1.0 ScVebR1_2337;HRSCAF=3350, whole genome shotgun sequence, the sequence TACATGGctaaaaaaggaaaactagGGTTCGATTTGGCCGTCGCCCGTTATGGCAGCACTTCAGCAGCCGGATGGGGCTGTGGGAGATGCGCCGCCCCCATCGAAGAGCTTCGCGGCTGTGGTAACAACCAGCAATGGTGTTGAGGCTTTCCATCCAAGGACTATCTCTACGTATAGGGGGAAACCCGCCCTCAGAATAGCAAAGAAGGAAATCTTGCAATTGGCACGTCCTTTCCAGCACGCACTAGTGGGCAAATTCTCATACAGTAGACCTCCTATGGAGACTGTAAGGAAGTTTTTCCTGTCGCTAGGGCTGAAGGGGGATTGTGCGGTGGCCTTGTTGGATGCGAACCATGTCCTCATCAGGCCAACAATGAAGGAGGATTATGCTAGGTTATTAATACGTCGCACGTGGTTCATAAAGAGCTCGCCTATGACAATCTCCAAACGGTCTTTCGATTTCAAAGCCAACAAAAAAGTAACGATCGTTCCTGTGTGGGTAAGTTTTCTAGGCCTGCCATTACCATTTTTTAGAAGGAACCCACTCAATAAGCTGGCTTCTGTCTTGGGACGACTACTGAAGATTGACGCAGCTACGGGTGATCTGAGGAGGCCGTCTGTCGTAAGGGTGTTGGTGGAGATCGATATAGCCCGCACACCTGTGAAAAAGATCTGGATAGGTGATGAGAAGTATGGTTTCTGGCAGCACGTGGAATACGAGAGTTGGCCAGCGTTCTGCTCCTTCTGTGAGAGGTTTGGCCATGTCCAATAGGAGTGTTATAGGAAGTATTCGGCTCTAAAACCTGCAAAAAATGCCTAGGCACATCTACCGCAAGGCAAAGACCCCCTTCTCAAAGAGGATCAAGGAACGACCATGGCGAGAGGGGAGGATGTTGGAGAGAAGAGGGATATCCAGAAATCTTCGACTTGGGTGGAGGTAGAGGTGGGAAGGTCGCCCTTGGCTTTGGACCATGAGCAACTGGAGGCCCAGGATGATGAGGTAGTGCAGCAGCAGCAACTGGACCTGGTCGAGGGGTTGGTGCAGACTGGGGACGAGGTAGTGCAGTAACAGTCTGCTGTCGGAGGCACGGCTGAGGGTGAAGGAACCGTAGGTGTGCAGGTGCATGATGGACTAAGTACGGCAACAATGGCTGCGGTTGGAGTGGGGGAGGCAGATGCAAGGGGACTAGATGCATTGCTGCTCGAGAATGTTGGGGATAAGGGGGCTGGGCAAGTGTCAATGGCATCAGGATACAACTCAGTAAGCCATTTGGAGTCCTTGATGGGGTGGGAGATGGGGTAGTGGAG encodes:
- the LOC113756442 gene encoding uncharacterized protein LOC113756442 — encoded protein: MAALQQPDGAVGDAPPPSKSFAAVVTTSNGVEAFHPRTISTYRGKPALRIAKKEILQLARPFQHALVGKFSYSRPPMETVRKFFLSLGLKGDCAVALLDANHVLIRPTMKEDYARLLIRRTWFIKSSPMTISKRSFDFKANKKVTIVPVWVSFLGLPLPFFRRNPLNKLASVLGRLLKIDAATGDLRRPSVVRVLVEIDIARTPVKKIWIGDEKYGFWQHVEYESWPAFCSFCERFGHVQ